A window of candidate division KSB1 bacterium contains these coding sequences:
- the radA gene encoding DNA repair protein RadA, protein MAKNNREKTHFVCQECGAAFSKWQGRCSECGAWNSLIEERVAATASRNSLMTPSKPAVIRSLHQIDSASQPRLAMRSSELNRVLGGGLVRGSVVLIGGDPGIGKSTLLLQEAAALAGDSLKVLYVTGEESLEQIKMRADRLALTSEHLFLLAETEIEAVLHAVDQVQPGLVVIDSIQTMYSSLLESAPGSVGQVRECAHLLIQAAKERAMPVLMVGHVTKEGFLAGPKTLEHMVDALILFEGDREQFYRILRAVKNRFGSTREIGVFEMREDGLIDVPNPSAVFLSERQTGSGATVACCMEGTRPILLEIQALAAPTKYGYPQRIATGMDAKRLIMLLAVLERRLGYQVGSMDVFLNVVGGLRIDEPAADLAVIVSIASSVRNREIDPAALFIGEVGLGGELRSVMHIEARIAEAEKMGFERIIVPKGNSRSLRSFDKIQVIPAATAYEAFKQAVQ, encoded by the coding sequence ATGGCGAAAAACAATCGCGAAAAAACCCATTTCGTTTGTCAGGAATGCGGCGCCGCGTTTTCCAAGTGGCAGGGGAGATGCTCCGAGTGCGGCGCCTGGAACAGTCTGATCGAAGAGCGCGTTGCGGCTACGGCATCGCGTAATTCGCTCATGACGCCCTCCAAACCGGCGGTGATTCGGTCGCTGCATCAGATCGATTCCGCTTCCCAACCGCGCCTGGCGATGCGCAGCAGCGAGTTGAATCGCGTCCTTGGCGGCGGACTCGTGCGCGGTTCGGTCGTGCTCATCGGCGGCGATCCCGGCATCGGCAAATCGACGTTACTGCTGCAGGAGGCTGCAGCGCTGGCCGGCGACTCTCTCAAGGTGCTCTATGTCACCGGTGAGGAGTCGCTCGAACAAATCAAAATGCGGGCCGATCGATTGGCCTTGACCTCCGAACACCTTTTCCTTTTAGCCGAGACTGAAATCGAGGCCGTCCTTCACGCCGTCGATCAAGTGCAGCCGGGTTTGGTGGTCATTGATTCCATTCAGACCATGTATTCCTCGTTGTTGGAGAGCGCGCCGGGCAGCGTCGGCCAAGTCAGGGAGTGCGCTCATCTTCTCATTCAGGCGGCCAAAGAGCGCGCCATGCCCGTGCTTATGGTGGGCCACGTCACCAAAGAGGGATTTCTCGCCGGCCCCAAAACGCTGGAGCACATGGTGGATGCACTGATTCTCTTCGAGGGCGATCGAGAGCAGTTCTACCGGATTTTGCGCGCCGTCAAAAACCGCTTCGGTTCGACGCGAGAGATCGGCGTCTTTGAAATGCGCGAGGACGGCCTGATCGACGTCCCCAATCCGAGCGCAGTCTTTTTATCGGAGCGGCAGACCGGCAGCGGCGCGACGGTTGCCTGCTGCATGGAGGGTACTCGACCGATCCTGCTCGAAATCCAGGCTTTGGCGGCGCCGACCAAATACGGCTATCCGCAACGGATCGCCACCGGCATGGACGCTAAGCGGCTGATCATGCTGCTCGCCGTGCTCGAGCGGCGACTCGGCTATCAGGTCGGCAGTATGGACGTTTTCCTCAACGTCGTCGGCGGGCTGCGCATCGACGAGCCGGCCGCGGACTTGGCGGTAATCGTCAGCATCGCCTCCAGCGTCCGCAATCGCGAGATCGATCCTGCGGCGCTGTTTATCGGCGAAGTCGGCCTGGGCGGCGAGCTGCGCTCGGTCATGCATATCGAAGCGCGCATCGCCGAGGCGGAGAAAATGGGCTTTGAGCGCATCATAGTACCCAAGGGCAACAGCCGCTCGCTTCGTTCTTTCGACAAAATTCAGGTCATTCCGGCAGCCACGGCATACGAGGCTTTCAAACAGGCGGTGCAGTAG
- the tgt gene encoding tRNA guanosine(34) transglycosylase Tgt, translated as MKFELQKIDRTTGARAGVLTTDHGAVETPVFMPVGTQGSVKAVSPAELQEVGAQIILSNTYHLYLRPGQEIVRKAGGIQAFSAWHRPVLTDSGGFQIFSLNDLNKVTEQGLEFRSHLDGSKHFFTPEKVVEIQRDLGSDIMMVLDECVPLPADFVYVRKSVKLTVDWARRSLETFRRLPERHPFTQALFGIVQGATFAELRRECAQALIEMDFDGYAIGGLSVGESKEEMYEMTAVVTELLPKDKPRYLMGVGKPEDLLEGIERGIDMFDCILPTRNGRNGQAFTADGPINIKNLAHREAFSPLDETCDCYTCRNFTRAYLRHLYLAKELLVLRLLSIHNLRFYLRLMQQARQAILADEFYAFKKRFLARYLDSSF; from the coding sequence ATGAAGTTTGAGCTGCAGAAAATCGATCGCACCACCGGCGCGCGCGCGGGAGTGCTGACCACCGATCACGGCGCCGTCGAAACGCCCGTATTCATGCCGGTCGGCACCCAGGGCAGCGTTAAAGCGGTCTCGCCCGCCGAGCTGCAGGAGGTCGGCGCACAGATCATTCTCAGCAACACCTATCATCTTTATCTGCGGCCGGGACAAGAAATCGTTCGCAAAGCCGGCGGCATTCAAGCCTTCAGCGCCTGGCACCGGCCGGTGCTGACCGACAGCGGCGGCTTTCAAATATTCAGCCTGAATGATCTTAACAAGGTCACGGAACAAGGACTCGAATTCCGCTCCCACCTCGACGGCTCGAAGCATTTCTTTACGCCGGAAAAAGTGGTGGAAATTCAGCGGGATCTCGGTTCGGACATTATGATGGTGCTGGATGAATGCGTGCCGCTGCCTGCGGATTTTGTCTATGTCCGCAAGTCGGTCAAGCTCACCGTCGATTGGGCGCGCCGCAGCCTCGAGACATTTCGTCGATTACCCGAACGCCATCCCTTCACCCAAGCGCTGTTCGGCATCGTTCAGGGAGCTACCTTTGCCGAGCTTCGGCGAGAGTGCGCTCAGGCGTTGATCGAAATGGACTTTGACGGCTATGCGATCGGGGGACTATCCGTCGGCGAAAGCAAAGAAGAAATGTACGAAATGACCGCCGTGGTTACGGAGCTTTTGCCGAAAGATAAGCCGCGCTATCTGATGGGCGTCGGCAAGCCGGAGGATCTGCTCGAAGGCATTGAACGCGGCATCGACATGTTCGACTGCATTCTGCCGACCCGCAACGGCCGCAACGGCCAAGCGTTCACCGCTGACGGGCCGATCAACATCAAGAACCTGGCGCACCGTGAGGCGTTTTCACCCTTGGACGAAACGTGCGACTGTTACACCTGCCGCAATTTTACCCGCGCATATCTGCGGCATCTCTATTTGGCAAAAGAGCTGCTGGTGCTGAGGCTTCTCAGCATTCACAATCTGCGTTTTTATCTCCGGCTGATGCAGCAGGCGCGGCAGGCCATCCTGGCCGATGAATTCTACGCATTTAAAAAGCGCTTTTTGGCAAGATACCTTGACAGTTCATTTTAA
- the yajC gene encoding preprotein translocase subunit YajC — protein MYVLLSLIASAGGSASGGAQPSPFGMFLPLILIFLIMWLMIFQPQAKKQKQHQKMLAETQPGDRVLTIGGILGTVKGFKKDNQIVILEIADNCKIELLRSSIAQNFSAEERNLASAKK, from the coding sequence ATGTACGTTCTGCTTTCGCTCATCGCATCCGCGGGCGGTTCAGCGTCCGGCGGCGCCCAGCCGAGCCCGTTCGGCATGTTCCTGCCTTTGATTCTCATTTTTCTGATCATGTGGCTGATGATTTTTCAGCCGCAGGCCAAGAAACAAAAGCAGCATCAGAAAATGCTTGCCGAAACGCAACCTGGGGATCGGGTTTTGACCATCGGCGGCATCCTGGGCACCGTCAAGGGCTTCAAGAAAGACAATCAGATCGTCATTTTGGAAATCGCCGACAACTGCAAAATCGAGCTCCTGCGCAGCTCGATCGCGCAAAACTTTTCCGCCGAAGAACGGAATCTGGCGTCGGCAAAGAAATGA
- the fmt gene encoding methionyl-tRNA formyltransferase, producing MKLLFMGTPDFAVPTLQKLAQSGYPLVAVVTAPDKPAGRGQRLTPPAVKVAAQELSIPVLQPENLNDNEFLQTLEQLQADLYVVAAFRILPESVLRLPPLGAINLHASLLPKYRGAAPIQWALINGEKETGVTTFFIEKQVDTGKILLQKAVPIPEEMTAGELHDLLAIVGADLVLETVEGIARGTLTPRDQIGEPSRAPKLTPEMERIDWRLPARALHNWIRGMSPIPGMKTLRQGRSIKILRTRVAAENGTAEPPGTVLSASDGKLTVQTGEGALDILTLKPEGKRTMTAGEFLRGYRIRKGERFE from the coding sequence ATGAAGCTGCTGTTTATGGGCACGCCCGATTTTGCCGTGCCCACTTTGCAGAAACTGGCACAGAGCGGTTATCCTCTCGTTGCCGTAGTGACCGCTCCGGATAAACCGGCGGGACGCGGGCAAAGGCTGACGCCTCCGGCCGTCAAGGTCGCGGCGCAGGAACTCTCGATTCCCGTCCTTCAGCCGGAGAATCTGAACGACAACGAGTTTCTTCAAACCCTGGAGCAGTTGCAAGCCGACCTCTACGTTGTGGCGGCTTTCCGCATTTTGCCGGAATCGGTCCTTCGTCTGCCTCCTCTTGGGGCAATCAATCTGCACGCTTCTCTGTTGCCGAAATACCGCGGTGCAGCGCCGATCCAATGGGCGCTCATTAACGGCGAAAAAGAGACCGGCGTGACCACCTTTTTCATCGAAAAGCAGGTCGACACCGGCAAAATCCTTCTGCAAAAGGCGGTGCCGATTCCTGAAGAGATGACGGCCGGCGAGCTGCACGATCTGCTGGCCATAGTAGGTGCTGATCTGGTGCTCGAGACTGTCGAAGGAATTGCCCGTGGCACGCTGACGCCGCGGGATCAAATCGGAGAACCCAGTCGCGCACCAAAGCTGACTCCGGAGATGGAGCGCATCGACTGGAGGTTGCCGGCGCGAGCGCTGCACAATTGGATTCGCGGCATGTCGCCGATACCGGGAATGAAGACGCTGCGGCAAGGCAGGAGCATCAAAATTTTGCGCACCCGCGTTGCGGCGGAAAACGGCACTGCCGAACCGCCGGGCACGGTTTTGAGCGCTTCAGACGGCAAGTTGACCGTGCAGACCGGCGAGGGAGCTTTGGACATTCTCACGCTCAAGCCCGAAGGCAAACGCACCATGACGGCGGGAGAGTTTCTGCGCGGTTACCGTATCCGAAAAGGTGAGCGGTTCGAATAG